A single Desulfovibrio porci DNA region contains:
- a CDS encoding ABC transporter ATP-binding protein, with protein MLELRNVDTYYGNIQALRGVSLHVDDGEIVTLIGANGAGKSTTLMTVCGINRPRRGEIIWNGTPIHELPPHEIVTLGISQVPEGRLIFPDLSVRENLDLGAFLRRDSQGIKEDMDYVFSLFPILAERRRQAGGTLSGGEQQMLAISRALMGRPKLLLLDEPSLGLAPIIIQQIFSIIHKVNADGTTVFLVEQNANQALRIAHRGYVMENGRIVMEDTAANLLQSDEVRSAYLGM; from the coding sequence ATGCTTGAGCTCCGCAACGTGGACACCTATTATGGCAACATCCAGGCCCTGCGCGGGGTTTCCCTGCATGTGGACGACGGCGAGATCGTCACCCTGATCGGCGCCAACGGCGCGGGCAAATCCACGACCCTGATGACCGTTTGCGGCATCAACCGGCCGCGCCGGGGTGAAATCATCTGGAACGGCACGCCCATCCACGAACTGCCGCCGCATGAAATCGTGACCCTGGGCATTTCCCAGGTGCCGGAAGGCCGCCTGATCTTCCCGGACCTCAGCGTGCGCGAGAATCTGGACCTCGGCGCTTTTCTGCGCCGGGACAGCCAGGGCATCAAGGAGGACATGGACTATGTGTTCAGCCTCTTTCCCATTCTGGCCGAGCGCCGCCGCCAGGCGGGCGGCACCCTTTCCGGCGGCGAACAGCAGATGCTGGCCATCAGCCGCGCGCTCATGGGCCGTCCCAAGCTGCTCCTGCTGGACGAGCCCTCTCTGGGCCTCGCGCCCATCATCATCCAGCAGATCTTTTCCATCATCCACAAGGTCAATGCCGACGGCACCACGGTTTTCCTGGTGGAGCAGAACGCCAACCAGGCCCTGCGCATCGCCCATCGCGGCTATGTGATGGAAAACGGCCGCATCGTCATGGAAGACACGGCCGCCAACCTGCTGCAGAGCGACGAAGTGCGCAGCGCCTATCTCGGCATGTAG
- a CDS encoding ABC transporter ATP-binding protein, with translation MRPVLEVSGLSQDFGGLRALSDLDLRVDADEIVALIGPNGAGKTTFFNCVTGIYTPTEGKMFLYDADGEKHLLNGKKPHVITAMGMARTFQNIRLFSDMTVLENVMVGRHCRTRAGIWGALSRDGHTRREEQESIDISYALLESLHLQELWNEKARNLAYGAQRRLEIARALATEPRMLLLDEPAAGMNPQETHELEILVRGIRDARNLSILLIEHDMSMVMSLSDRIYVMEYGSCIAMGKPEEVRANPRVIKAYLGESDA, from the coding sequence ATGAGGCCGGTGCTGGAAGTTTCGGGTCTTTCCCAGGATTTCGGCGGTCTGCGCGCCCTGAGCGATCTGGACCTGCGCGTGGACGCCGATGAGATTGTGGCCCTTATCGGCCCCAACGGCGCGGGCAAAACCACGTTTTTCAACTGCGTCACCGGCATCTACACGCCCACCGAGGGCAAGATGTTCCTCTACGACGCCGATGGCGAAAAGCATCTGCTCAACGGCAAAAAGCCGCACGTCATCACAGCCATGGGCATGGCCCGCACCTTTCAGAACATCCGCCTGTTCAGCGACATGACCGTGCTGGAAAACGTCATGGTGGGCCGTCATTGCCGCACCCGCGCGGGCATCTGGGGCGCGCTGTCGCGTGACGGCCATACCCGCCGCGAAGAGCAGGAAAGCATCGACATCAGCTATGCCCTGTTGGAAAGCCTGCACCTGCAGGAACTCTGGAACGAAAAGGCCCGTAATCTGGCCTACGGCGCCCAGCGTCGCCTGGAAATCGCCCGCGCGCTTGCCACCGAGCCGCGCATGCTGCTGCTGGACGAACCCGCCGCGGGCATGAACCCCCAGGAAACCCACGAGCTGGAAATCCTGGTGCGCGGCATCCGCGACGCGCGGAACCTTTCCATTCTGCTCATCGAGCACGACATGAGCATGGTCATGTCCCTTTCGGACCGCATTTACGTCATGGAATACGGCTCCTGCATCGCCATGGGCAAACCCGAGGAAGTGCGGGCCAACCCGCGCGTGATCAAGGCCTATCTGGGGGAAAGCGATGCTTGA